GGTCTAGGGTCGCCCCCATGCACCGGATCTTCACCACCAGCGTGGCGTCCGTCTACCCGCACTACGTCGCCAAGGTCGAGCGCAAGGGCCGCACGCAGGCCGAGCTGGACCACGTCATCGCCTGGCTCACCGGGTACGACGAGGCTGCCCTGCGTCAGCACCTGGAGGCCGGGACCACCTTCGAGGAGTTCTTCGCGCAGGCCGACATGAACCCGCGCACCGACCTCATCACCGGGGTGGTGTGCGGGGTGCGGGTGGAGCAGGTCGAGGACCCGCTGATGCAGAAGATCCGCTGGCTCGACAAGCTCGTCGACGAGCTGGCCAAGGGCAAGGCGATGGAGAAGGTCATCCGGGCCTGAGGTGGCGGGCGAGGCCGGTCGCGCGCTGTGCGCGTCGTGTGACCGCCGCCCGGACGGCGTCCTCGGACCCCACGACGCGCACCCGCGACTTCGCCCGCGTCACCGCCGTGTAGAGCAGCTCGCGGGTGAGGATGCGCGAGTCCTCCTCGGGCAGCACCACCGTCACCTCGTCGAACTGGCTGCCCTGGCTGCGGTGGACCGTCATCGCGTGTGCCGTCGACACCTCCGCCAGTCGTGACGTCGGCAGCGCCCGCCCGTCGGTCCGGTCCCCGTCGCCGATGACTGCCACCAGGTCGGGGCCGGTGCGGCACACGACCCCGGTGTCGCCGTTCCACAGCCGCAGGCCGTAGTCGTTGGCGTTCACCACGAAGGGTCGCCCGAGGTACCACTCCGGCAGCCAGTCACGTCCCGTCGCCTCCAGGAGCAGCCGCTCGACGGTCCGGTTCCACCGGGCCACGCCGAACGGGCCCTCTCGGTGCGCGCACAGCAGGCGGTGACGCTCCAGCTCGACCAGGGCGCGCTCCGCGTCCCCCGACCCGGCGGCCTCGTGGAGCGCCACGGCCCGGTCGGCGAGAAGCCGCAGCAGCTCGTCGCCGCCGGAGTCACCCGCCCCGAGCCAGGCCACCTCGGCCGACCCCGCGCGGAGCTCGGCCAGCACGGTGTCGACGTCGCCGTCACGGATCGCGAGCGCGAGCGCGCCGATCCGCTCGCCGAAGCGACGGGTGTGGCTGAGCTGGGCGACCGGCCCCGGGGCCTCGACCGCCTCGAGGGCCTCGGTCGACCCCACCGGGGTCGCACCCCCGTAGCCGTCGACCAGGTCCTTGAGCACCGCACCGGCGTCGACCGAGGCCAGCTGGTCGGCGTCACCGACCAGCACCAGCCGCGCCGACGGCCGGACCGCCTCGACCAGCCGCGCCATCATCGTCAGCGAGAGCATCGAGGTCTCGTCGACCACGACCACGTCGTAGGGCAGCCGGTTGCCGCGGTGGTGCCGGAAGCGCGTGCTGTTCGGCGTCCACCCGAGCAGCCGGTGCAGCGTCGAGGCCTGGAGCGCAGCGATCGTCGCGACCGCCGCCCGGTCGGCGTCGTCCTCACGCGGGAAGCCCCGCTGCCCGGTCGACTCCCGCACCGCCTGGACCATCCGGGCCGCGGCCTTGCCGGTCGGCGCCGCCAGCGCGATGCGCAGGGGACGGCCCGAGTCGTCGGAGGCCGCGTGCGCGCGCAGCAGCACCCCGAGCAGGCGGGCGACGGTCGACGTCTTGCCGGTGCCCGGCCCGCCGGTGATGACGCTGGTGCCGTGGGTCGCCGCCTTCGCCGCGGCAGCACGCTGGTCGGCGTACGCGTCGTCGGGGAAGTACGCCGCCAGCGCGTCCGCGAGCACAGCGTCCGCCGGCGGCGGTGGAGG
This DNA window, taken from Nocardioides sp. HDW12B, encodes the following:
- a CDS encoding DUF2200 domain-containing protein, whose translation is MHRIFTTSVASVYPHYVAKVERKGRTQAELDHVIAWLTGYDEAALRQHLEAGTTFEEFFAQADMNPRTDLITGVVCGVRVEQVEDPLMQKIRWLDKLVDELAKGKAMEKVIRA
- the recD gene encoding exodeoxyribonuclease V subunit alpha; the encoded protein is MSWEVEPFEDPRDPRVARGAAGVLHDFNASGVLEAADVHVAQRLGRLGQEADESVLLAVALTVRAVRSGSVCLDLGTAPDIAPGAAWPEATSWAEAVARSPLVASDVVRVDDGLVYLDRYWGEEQQVVADLAARSAAPPPPPADAVLADALAAYFPDDAYADQRAAAAKAATHGTSVITGGPGTGKTSTVARLLGVLLRAHAASDDSGRPLRIALAAPTGKAAARMVQAVRESTGQRGFPREDDADRAAVATIAALQASTLHRLLGWTPNSTRFRHHRGNRLPYDVVVVDETSMLSLTMMARLVEAVRPSARLVLVGDADQLASVDAGAVLKDLVDGYGGATPVGSTEALEAVEAPGPVAQLSHTRRFGERIGALALAIRDGDVDTVLAELRAGSAEVAWLGAGDSGGDELLRLLADRAVALHEAAGSGDAERALVELERHRLLCAHREGPFGVARWNRTVERLLLEATGRDWLPEWYLGRPFVVNANDYGLRLWNGDTGVVCRTGPDLVAVIGDGDRTDGRALPTSRLAEVSTAHAMTVHRSQGSQFDEVTVVLPEEDSRILTRELLYTAVTRAKSRVRVVGSEDAVRAAVTRRAQRATGLARHLRPG